In Helianthus annuus cultivar XRQ/B chromosome 8, HanXRQr2.0-SUNRISE, whole genome shotgun sequence, a single genomic region encodes these proteins:
- the LOC110871853 gene encoding 60S ribosomal protein L10 encodes MGRRPARCYRQIKNKPYPKSRFCRGVPDPKIRIYDVGMKKKGADELPFCVHLVSWEKENVSSEALEAARIACNKYMTKHAGKDTFHLRVRVHPFHVLRINKMLSCAGADRLQTGMRGAFGKPLGTCARVAIGQVLLSVRCKDHHSHHAQEALRRAKFKFPGRQKIIVSRKWGFTKFTREDYVRWKKENRIMPDGVNAKLLGRHGPLANRQPGRAFLTSTT; translated from the exons ATGGGGAGGA GACCAGCTAGATGTTATCGCCAAATCAAAAACAAACCGTACCCAAAATCGCGATTTTGTCGCGGTGTCCCCGATCCAAAGATCAGGATATATGATGTGGGAATGAAAAAAAAGGGTGCGGATGAACTCCCCTTTTGTGTTCATCTAGTAAGTTGGGAAAAAGAAAACGTGTCAAGTGAGGCGCTAGAAGCTGCGCGAATCGCTTGTAACAAGTACATGACTAAACACGCGGGCAAAGACACTTTTCACTTGCGGGTTCGGGTCCATCCGTTCCATGTGTTAAGGATCAACAAGATGTTGTCATGTGCTGGAGCTGATAGGCTCCAAACGGGTATGCGTGGCGCGTTTGGGAAACCGCTAGGGACGTGTGCTCGCGTTGCCATTGGTCAGGTGCTTCTTTCGGTTCGGTGCAAGGATCACCATAGTCACCATGCTCAGGAGGCTCTTCGTCGTGCCAAGTTCAAGTTTCCGGGTCGCCAAAAGATCATTGTCAGCAGGAAATG GGGGTTCACAAAGTTTACACGCGAAGACTATGTCCGGTGGAAGAAGGAGAATCGGATTATGCCAGATGGTGTCAATGCCAAG CTTCTTGGGCGACATGGACCATTAGCCAATCGTCAACCGGGAAGGGCCTTTTTAACTTCAACCACTTGA
- the LOC110871854 gene encoding E3 ubiquitin-protein ligase MPSR1, with protein sequence MDSEPDRSLPALIERLMPLFASFSTTGPDSSPEQEPDRVVLINPLTQHMGMMNELRKPGQPPASQASIDGLPTTEIKRTDEIESLGGECVICLEELKVGDVVSEMPCKHKYHCGCLKKWLKIHGSCPVCRFKMPVDGSGEKVKGEVWVGLVFGVRRESEGLES encoded by the coding sequence ATGGACTCAGAACCAGACCGATCACTACCCGCTTTGATCGAGCGGCTAATGCCGTTGTTCGCATCGTTCTCAACAACCGGACCCGACTCATCTCCAGAACAAGAACCGGACCGGGTCGTCCTGATCAACCCACTGACACAACACATGGGAATGATGAACGAGTTAAGGAAACCGGGTCAGCCGCCGGCGAGTCAGGCGTCGATCGACGGTTTACCAACCACTGAGATTAAACGTACGGACGAGATTGAAAGTTTGGGGGGTGAGTGTGTGATATGTTTGGAGGAGTTGAAGGTTGGTGATGTGGTGAGTGAGATGCCATGTAAGCATAAGTATCATTGTGGGTGtttgaaaaagtggttgaagatTCATGGGTCGTGTCCGGTTTGTCGGTTTAAGATGCCGGTTGATGGTTCCGGTGAGAAGGTTAAGGGTGAGGTTTGGGTGGGTTTGGTGTTTGGTGTGAGACGTGAATCTGAGGGCTTGGAGTCGTGA